Proteins from a genomic interval of Zingiber officinale cultivar Zhangliang chromosome 1B, Zo_v1.1, whole genome shotgun sequence:
- the LOC122051171 gene encoding probable DNA helicase MCM9 isoform X1, whose amino-acid sequence MMPPGDCDDRDDIDAFARFLITHHSPQLRSILLSPDPNLHYPIVVEFAELLEFDPPLAHLLFSQPSDHLPHFDEAARRCQDVILQEPDFSGHKSSKKYHVHIRISTAGSPLESPETFPSIGRVRVRHRGILLTLKGTVIRSGAIKMIEWEQIYECRKCKHRFKVHPELESGKSIKPPTSCPSRRSKSCEGTYFIPIEDSKVCQDFQEIKIQESTQLLGVGCIPRSISVILMNDLVDMVKAGDDVIVTGILSAKWSSDLKDVRCDLDPILLADFVRRTNDLKSEIDIPDEAIKNFEQFWSHYKATPLRGRNAILQGICPQVFGLFTVKLAVTLTLIGGVQHVDASGTKVRGESHLLLVGDPGTGKSQFLKFAAKLSNRSVITTGLGSTSAGLTVTAVKDGGEWMLEAGALVLADGGLCCIDEFDSMREHDRATIHEAMEQQTISVAKAGLVTTLSTRTTVFGATNPKGQYDPIQPLSVNTTLSGPLLSRFDIVLVLLDTKNPEWDAIVSSHILGIKGEPRSESDEPETNIWSLMMLRRYIYYVKEHFKPVLTKESERIISSYYQLQRRSATHNAARTTVRMLESLIRLAQAHARLMFRNEVTRLDAIAAILCVESSMTTSAIVDTVGNALHSNFTDNPDEEYAKQEELILEKLIAVE is encoded by the exons ATGATGCCGCCGGGAGACTGCGACGACCGTGATGACATCGACGCTTTCGCTCGCTTTCTCATCACTCATCACTCCCCTCAACTCCGTTCCATCCTCCTTTCTCCCGATCCCAATCTCCATTACCCGATCGTCGTCGA ATTCGCGGAACTATTGGAATTCGATCCTCCCCTCGCTCACCTTCTATTCTCCCAGCCCTCCGATCACCTCCCGCACTTTGATGAAGCCGCTCGTCGCTGCCAG GATGTCATTCTTCAAGAACCCGATTTTTCGGGTCATAAGTCCAGCAAGAAGTATCACGTTCATATCAGAATCAGCACAGCAGGATCCCCGCTGGAATCCCCAG AGACGTTTCCAAGCATTGGGCGGGTGAGGGTTAGGCATCGAGGAATCCTTCTCACTCTCAAGGGGACTGTTATCCGATCAGGGGCCATAAAGATGATTGAGTGGGAGCAGATTTACGAGTGTAGGAAATGCAAGCACAG gttcAAAGTTCATCCTGAGCTGGAATCTGGAAAGTCCATAAAACCTCCCACCTCTTGTCCTTCTCGG AGGTCTAAGAGTTGTGAAGGAACCTACTTCATACCTATAGAAGACAGTAAAGTATGCCAAGATTTCCAAGAGATAAAAATTCAAGAAAGCACACAACTGTTAGGTGTTGGATGCATACCACGTTCAATTTCAGTTATTCTAATGAATGACCTTGTTGATATGGTCAAAGCTGGGG ATGATGTAATAGTAACCGGCATTTTGTCAGCAAAGTGGTCTTCAGATTTAAAGGATGTCCGCTGTGATCTGGACCCTATTTTACTTGCTGATTTTGTAag ACGAACAAATGATCTGAAATCTGAAATTGACATACCTGATGAAGCAATTAAGAATTTTGAGCAATTCTGGTCACACTACAAAGCTACGCCACTTAGAG GAAGAAATGCCATTCTACAAGGAATCTGCCCACAAGTTTTTGGTCTGTTCACTGTGAAGCTTGCAG TTACTCTGACACTGATTGGTGGTGTCCAACATGTGGATGCTTCTGGAACGAAGGTTCGTGGAGAATCTCACTTGCTTCTTGTTGGAGATCCAG GTACTGGTAAGTCCCAATTTCTAAAGTTTGCGGCAAAGCTAAGCAACCGATCTGTGATTACTACTGGACTAGGCAGTACCAGTGCAGGCTTAACTGTTACTGCTGTGAAGGATGGAG GGGAATGGATGTTGGAGGCTGGTGCCCTTGTCTTGGCTGATGGAGGGCTTTGTTGCATAGATGAATTTGATAG CATGCGAGAGCATGATAGAGCAACCATACATGAAGCAATGGAGCAACAAACTATCAGTGTGGCAAAG GCTGGTCTCGTGACTACTCTGAGTACCAGGACTACAGTATTTGGTGCAACTAATCCGAAGGGACAATACGATCCTATCCAAC CATTGTCTGTCAATACAACTCTGTCTGGACCACTTCTGAGCAGATTTGATATAGTTCTTGTTCTCTTGGACACCAAAAATCCTGAATGGGATGCCATCGTATCATCTCATATTCTAGGAATT AAAGGAGAACCAAGAAGTGAAAGTGATGAACCTGAAACAAATATCTGGTCATTAATGATGCTTCGGAG GTATATTTACTATGTGAAGGAACATTTTAAACCTGTGTTAACAAAGGAGTCAGAAAGAATTATTTCAAGTTATTATCAACTCCAACGAAGATCTGCAACACATAATGCAG CTAGGACAACTGTGCGAATGCTTGAGAGTTTAATAAGGTTGGCACAAG CACATGCAAGACTCATGTTCAGAAATGAGGTTACTCGTCTTGATGCTATTGCTGCAATATTATGTGTTGAATCATCAATGACAACATCAGCAATTGTGGACACCGTTGGAAATGCTTTGCACTCCAACTTTACTGATAATCCtgatgaggaat
- the LOC122051171 gene encoding probable DNA helicase MCM9 isoform X2 yields MMPPGDCDDRDDIDAFARFLITHHSPQLRSILLSPDPNLHYPIVVEFAELLEFDPPLAHLLFSQPSDHLPHFDEAARRCQDVILQEPDFSGHKSSKKYHVHIRISTAGSPLESPETFPSIGRVRVRHRGILLTLKGTVIRSGAIKMIEWEQIYECRKCKHRFKVHPELESGKSIKPPTSCPSRRSKSCEGTYFIPIEDSKVCQDFQEIKIQESTQLLGVGCIPRSISVILMNDLVDMVKAGDDVIVTGILSAKWSSDLKDVRCDLDPILLADFVRRTNDLKSEIDIPDEAIKNFEQFWSHYKATPLRGRNAILQGICPQVFGLFTVKLAVTLTLIGGVQHVDASGTKVRGESHLLLVGDPGTGKSQFLKFAAKLSNRSVITTGLGSTSAGLTVTAVKDGGEWMLEAGALVLADGGLCCIDEFDSMREHDRATIHEAMEQQTISVAKAGLVTTLSTRTTVFGATNPKGQYDPIQPLSVNTTLSGPLLSRFDIVLVLLDTKNPEWDAIVSSHILGIKGEPRSESDEPETNIWSLMMLRRYIYYVKEHFKPVLTKESERIISSYYQLQRRSATHNAAHARLMFRNEVTRLDAIAAILCVESSMTTSAIVDTVGNALHSNFTDNPDEEYAKQEELILEKLIAVE; encoded by the exons ATGATGCCGCCGGGAGACTGCGACGACCGTGATGACATCGACGCTTTCGCTCGCTTTCTCATCACTCATCACTCCCCTCAACTCCGTTCCATCCTCCTTTCTCCCGATCCCAATCTCCATTACCCGATCGTCGTCGA ATTCGCGGAACTATTGGAATTCGATCCTCCCCTCGCTCACCTTCTATTCTCCCAGCCCTCCGATCACCTCCCGCACTTTGATGAAGCCGCTCGTCGCTGCCAG GATGTCATTCTTCAAGAACCCGATTTTTCGGGTCATAAGTCCAGCAAGAAGTATCACGTTCATATCAGAATCAGCACAGCAGGATCCCCGCTGGAATCCCCAG AGACGTTTCCAAGCATTGGGCGGGTGAGGGTTAGGCATCGAGGAATCCTTCTCACTCTCAAGGGGACTGTTATCCGATCAGGGGCCATAAAGATGATTGAGTGGGAGCAGATTTACGAGTGTAGGAAATGCAAGCACAG gttcAAAGTTCATCCTGAGCTGGAATCTGGAAAGTCCATAAAACCTCCCACCTCTTGTCCTTCTCGG AGGTCTAAGAGTTGTGAAGGAACCTACTTCATACCTATAGAAGACAGTAAAGTATGCCAAGATTTCCAAGAGATAAAAATTCAAGAAAGCACACAACTGTTAGGTGTTGGATGCATACCACGTTCAATTTCAGTTATTCTAATGAATGACCTTGTTGATATGGTCAAAGCTGGGG ATGATGTAATAGTAACCGGCATTTTGTCAGCAAAGTGGTCTTCAGATTTAAAGGATGTCCGCTGTGATCTGGACCCTATTTTACTTGCTGATTTTGTAag ACGAACAAATGATCTGAAATCTGAAATTGACATACCTGATGAAGCAATTAAGAATTTTGAGCAATTCTGGTCACACTACAAAGCTACGCCACTTAGAG GAAGAAATGCCATTCTACAAGGAATCTGCCCACAAGTTTTTGGTCTGTTCACTGTGAAGCTTGCAG TTACTCTGACACTGATTGGTGGTGTCCAACATGTGGATGCTTCTGGAACGAAGGTTCGTGGAGAATCTCACTTGCTTCTTGTTGGAGATCCAG GTACTGGTAAGTCCCAATTTCTAAAGTTTGCGGCAAAGCTAAGCAACCGATCTGTGATTACTACTGGACTAGGCAGTACCAGTGCAGGCTTAACTGTTACTGCTGTGAAGGATGGAG GGGAATGGATGTTGGAGGCTGGTGCCCTTGTCTTGGCTGATGGAGGGCTTTGTTGCATAGATGAATTTGATAG CATGCGAGAGCATGATAGAGCAACCATACATGAAGCAATGGAGCAACAAACTATCAGTGTGGCAAAG GCTGGTCTCGTGACTACTCTGAGTACCAGGACTACAGTATTTGGTGCAACTAATCCGAAGGGACAATACGATCCTATCCAAC CATTGTCTGTCAATACAACTCTGTCTGGACCACTTCTGAGCAGATTTGATATAGTTCTTGTTCTCTTGGACACCAAAAATCCTGAATGGGATGCCATCGTATCATCTCATATTCTAGGAATT AAAGGAGAACCAAGAAGTGAAAGTGATGAACCTGAAACAAATATCTGGTCATTAATGATGCTTCGGAG GTATATTTACTATGTGAAGGAACATTTTAAACCTGTGTTAACAAAGGAGTCAGAAAGAATTATTTCAAGTTATTATCAACTCCAACGAAGATCTGCAACACATAATGCAG CACATGCAAGACTCATGTTCAGAAATGAGGTTACTCGTCTTGATGCTATTGCTGCAATATTATGTGTTGAATCATCAATGACAACATCAGCAATTGTGGACACCGTTGGAAATGCTTTGCACTCCAACTTTACTGATAATCCtgatgaggaat